The Fischerella sp. PCC 9605 genome includes the window AAGGTTGTGATAGTTGGTGGCACAGCTGGGATTGGCTTGGCGGTAGCTAAAGCCGTTGTATCACAAGGGGCCTCCGTCGTGGTTGCCTCACGCAGCCAAGATAAAGTTGAACAAGCTAAGGCTGTAATCAACGGAGTGGTCGAAGGGTATACCGCTAATGTTACAAATGAACAATCAATTCAGTCACTATTTGACCGAATTGGAGAATTCGATCATTTAGTACTGACGCCTGGAGAGCCAGTAACTTTCACCTCGTTTTTGCAATCAGACTTATCATACGTCAGAAGGATTTTTGAGACGAAGTTCTGGGGACAGTATTTGTGTATCCAGTACGGTGCTGCAAGAATCAAACGCAACGGTTCAATTACTCTCATGTCAGGTAGTGGTAGTCCAAGTAAAGGTACTTCAGCACTTGCTTGTATTAATGGGGCTGTTGAAGCCCTGAGCAAAACTTTGGCTGTTGAACTTGCCCCAGTTAGAGTCAACGTTGTTCGTCCAGGAATGATTGATACCGACCTCTGGAGTAAGTTTCCGTTACAAGAACGCCACCAGATATATGGAAAGGTTGGCAAAGAATTACTTGTGGGACGCATTGGTACGCCAGAGGAAATTGCTCAAACCTATCTTTATTTAATGAATAGTGGATTTACTACTGGAACAGCACTCACCATTGATGGCGGCACTTTGTAACATTCAAACACAAGCCTCTGATTTGTGTGAGTTTTAACCAAGTAAATAGCAAATAACAAGAGAAATTGACTGGAGAAAAAAATGAATCAGAAGACAAGAATGAAGGCAGCTTGGTATGAAACCACAGGGGTGGCTCGTAGCGTTCTTCAAGTTGGAGAGATGGATATACCCAAACTTGGTGCTGACGAGGTGCTGGTTCGGGTATATGCTTCCGGTGTTAATCCGGTTGATATGAAGCGTCGAAGTGGGCGATATATTGGAGCATCCAAGTATTCTCGCATCATACCTCACGACGATGGAGCAGGCATTATTGAAGCCGTTGGTGAAGGGGTAGACAAAGCCCGCATGGGAGAGCGCGTTTGGGTCTACAATGGTAGACTTAACCGAGCCTTTGGTACTGCCGGTGAATATATCGCCATACCAAGTAAGTGGGCGGTGCGGTTGCCTGAAAAAACAAGCTTTGTCGAAGGTGCTTGTCTTGGAGTACCTGCAATGACTGCACACCGTTGTCTATTTCAGGATGGATCTATCAGTGGTAAAACAATCCTGATTCAAGGCGGCTCTGGTGGAGTTGGTCAATACGCGATTGGGCTTGCTAAATGGGATGGAGCAACCGTAATCGCAACTGTTGGCGAAGCGGAAAAGTTTAATCTTGTACGCCATCTCGGTGCTGATTATGTCATTAACTACAAAACTGAAAATGTAGCTAAGCGTGTTAAAGAAATTACAAACGATAAAGGTGTCGATAGAATCGTCGAAGTGGAGCTTGCTATCAACATTAATATTGACCACAGTATTCTTAAGCCGAGCGGTATTATAGCTGCCTACGCTTCTGATGCTAGCGATAATGTAACTATCCCGTTTACGCCGTTAGTACTCAAATGTTCTACAGTTCATTTCGTCGGTGTCTTCTTCATGCCGGAGGAAGCCCATAAGTTAGCAATTGCTGACATTACCAAGTGTCTAGAAGAGGGAATACTCAGACACCCCATTTATAAACGCTTTTCTCTGGATGAGATCGCCGCAGCGCATGAAACTACCGAAAGCGGAAATACTATTGGCAAGAATGTGATTGAGATCATTTAGCTTGTTTTCACGTCAATAGTAAATTTTTGGACTCATTGAATCGGAATATACCAGCGAATCTCAATTTAGCTCAATTCCTTTAAACCTTTGAGAAAACGGTAGCAGAAGCTTTGGTACTTGATGACATTCAGGAGTGGGATGGGCGATACTTAAACTTAGTGCGAAAGATTAGTATGCCAGTTCAGGTTTGTGCTTTTGAGCAAACTCACGTAAGCTGGTTGGTCTGTGTCCTGTAATTTGCTCAACAGTGTTGAACACATCAGCAGCTTCAGTCACAGACCCTTCACGAGTACGAGTGAATACGTTATAGACACACTTCATGTAGGCAGGATCGGCACCCGCTTCAAGAACTATTTTCAAGAATTCTTCTGGCGAATGAGGCTCATA containing:
- a CDS encoding SDR family oxidoreductase gives rise to the protein MTLDNQKVVIVGGTAGIGLAVAKAVVSQGASVVVASRSQDKVEQAKAVINGVVEGYTANVTNEQSIQSLFDRIGEFDHLVLTPGEPVTFTSFLQSDLSYVRRIFETKFWGQYLCIQYGAARIKRNGSITLMSGSGSPSKGTSALACINGAVEALSKTLAVELAPVRVNVVRPGMIDTDLWSKFPLQERHQIYGKVGKELLVGRIGTPEEIAQTYLYLMNSGFTTGTALTIDGGTL
- a CDS encoding NADPH:quinone reductase; translated protein: MNQKTRMKAAWYETTGVARSVLQVGEMDIPKLGADEVLVRVYASGVNPVDMKRRSGRYIGASKYSRIIPHDDGAGIIEAVGEGVDKARMGERVWVYNGRLNRAFGTAGEYIAIPSKWAVRLPEKTSFVEGACLGVPAMTAHRCLFQDGSISGKTILIQGGSGGVGQYAIGLAKWDGATVIATVGEAEKFNLVRHLGADYVINYKTENVAKRVKEITNDKGVDRIVEVELAININIDHSILKPSGIIAAYASDASDNVTIPFTPLVLKCSTVHFVGVFFMPEEAHKLAIADITKCLEEGILRHPIYKRFSLDEIAAAHETTESGNTIGKNVIEII